From a single Flavobacteriales bacterium genomic region:
- the rpsG gene encoding 30S ribosomal protein S7, protein MRKSRAKKRIILADPRYNDIMVTQFVNMMMLDGKKSLAYEIFYGAMDLIEKRTEEKGVDVFKSAIDNITPGVEVRSRRVGGATFQIPREIRPERKLSLAMKWMILFARKRNEKSMSEKLAGEIIAGSKEEGGAYKKKSDTHKMAAANKAFSHFRF, encoded by the coding sequence GTGAGAAAGTCTAGAGCAAAAAAAAGAATAATACTTGCAGATCCACGATATAATGATATCATGGTTACACAGTTTGTGAACATGATGATGTTGGATGGTAAAAAAAGTTTAGCCTACGAGATTTTTTATGGGGCAATGGATCTTATAGAAAAAAGAACGGAAGAAAAAGGTGTTGATGTATTTAAATCGGCTATAGATAATATTACTCCGGGTGTGGAAGTAAGAAGTCGAAGAGTAGGTGGTGCAACATTTCAAATTCCAAGAGAGATTAGACCAGAAAGAAAACTTTCTTTAGCAATGAAGTGGATGATCTTATTCGCTAGAAAAAGAAACGAAAAGTCGATGAGCGAAAAACTTGCTGGAGAAATTATTGCAGGTTCGAAAGAGGAAGGTGGAGCATACAAAAAGAAATCAGATACGCATAAAATGGCAGCGGCGAATAAAGCATTCTCGCATTTTAGATTTTAA
- a CDS encoding 30S ribosomal protein S12, whose protein sequence is MPTIQQLVRKGRFTAKKKSKSIALDACPQRRGVCIRVYTTTPKKPNSAMRKVARVRLTNNKEVNAYIPGEGHNLQEHSIVLIRGGRVKDLPGVRYHIVRGALDTAGVDGRTQRRSKYGAKRPK, encoded by the coding sequence ATGCCAACGATTCAACAATTAGTTAGAAAAGGAAGATTTACTGCCAAGAAAAAGAGTAAGTCAATTGCGCTTGATGCTTGTCCACAGCGAAGAGGAGTATGTATTAGAGTTTATACTACTACCCCTAAAAAGCCGAATTCGGCAATGAGAAAAGTTGCTAGGGTAAGATTAACCAACAATAAAGAGGTTAACGCATATATCCCTGGAGAAGGGCATAACCTACAAGAACACTCTATTGTTCTTATTAGAGGAGGAAGAGTGAAAGATTTACCAGGTGTTAGATATCACATTGTAAGAGGTGCGTTGGATACAGCAGGTGTAGACGGTAGGACACAAAGAAGATCTAAATACGGAGCCAAAAGGCCTAAATAA